Proteins from a genomic interval of Burkholderiales bacterium:
- a CDS encoding LysR family transcriptional regulator, translated as MDLRSIRYFVEIADMGSITRASRHLGIAQPALSRHVRSIEEELGTELLVRLPRGVRLTSAGLTFLDHCRRIVRELGRAKDELRTSSEVPRGRVVLGLSPTTGPMLLPGVMERVRKQCPDVTLKVVEGFSSQLYDSLLTGRVDLAVLTSPAPSRALRLLPLISEPIVVLAKPQPRGARRFYTLPELSKTPVVTTEAIRAIVDEQLARYGSKLDVEAEVDAVEAIRRLLLRGIGPAIMPLSTFHDDVRAGRIEAFQIADATIHRILMVGLQAERRISAAVEEVSQVLTAEVNHLFDLGLFSLPSQNRGQTPKRPGSDPDTTGVRPQRSRGRTPRRSFS; from the coding sequence GTGGACTTACGCAGCATCCGCTACTTCGTCGAGATCGCCGACATGGGCAGCATCACGCGCGCGTCCCGGCACCTCGGCATCGCGCAGCCCGCGCTGTCGCGCCACGTGCGCAGCATCGAGGAAGAGCTCGGCACCGAGCTGCTCGTGCGCCTGCCGCGCGGCGTGCGGCTGACGAGCGCGGGCCTGACGTTCCTCGATCACTGCCGCCGCATCGTGCGCGAGCTCGGGCGCGCGAAGGACGAGCTGCGCACGTCGAGCGAAGTGCCGCGCGGCCGCGTCGTGCTCGGGCTTTCGCCGACGACCGGACCGATGCTCCTGCCGGGTGTGATGGAGCGCGTGCGCAAGCAATGTCCCGATGTGACGCTGAAGGTGGTCGAAGGCTTCAGCAGCCAGCTCTACGACAGCCTGCTCACAGGGCGTGTCGATCTCGCGGTGCTGACGAGCCCGGCGCCGAGTCGCGCGCTGCGTCTGCTGCCGCTGATCTCCGAGCCGATCGTCGTGCTGGCGAAGCCTCAGCCGCGCGGCGCGCGGCGCTTCTACACCCTGCCTGAGCTCTCGAAGACGCCGGTGGTCACGACCGAGGCGATACGCGCGATCGTCGACGAGCAGCTCGCGCGCTACGGCTCCAAGCTCGACGTCGAAGCCGAAGTCGATGCGGTCGAAGCGATCCGCCGTCTGCTGCTGCGAGGCATCGGGCCGGCGATCATGCCGCTCTCGACGTTCCACGACGACGTCCGCGCCGGGCGCATCGAAGCGTTCCAGATCGCCGACGCGACGATCCATCGAATACTCATGGTCGGCCTTCAGGCCGAGCGGAGAATCTCCGCGGCCGTGGAGGAGGTGTCGCAGGTGCTCACCGCGGAGGTGAATCACCTGTTCGACCTCGGGTTGTTCAGCCTGCCGAGTCAAAACCGGGGTCAGACCCCAAAAAGGCCGGGGTCAGACCCCGACACAACCGGGGTCCGACCCCAAAGAAGCCGGGGGCGGACCCCGCGGAGGAGCTTTTCTTGA
- a CDS encoding Gfo/Idh/MocA family oxidoreductase: protein MKQINVAVIGTGWCGGIRAETCAAHALVKDLHIAENRPERLEEIADKTNAKTATADYRNLLQIQDIDAVMISATPEALHYPMARESLLAGKHVFLEKPIALELHEADDLIQIARRNKLKFTIGYSQRFNAKYAYVKRCIEDGTIGRPVSALVSRHITRGLGKKITGRSKLSPAAMESTHDLDFVLWCLEPAKPVRVYSQTNYGAMRDATGADIPDAQWITVTMDNGFSFVVGGGWSLPPGYPNFSTTWIEMIGTEGAVFVDDSHRDVMVNTMKQGIQLPMSSMPGEFVNHTYAGPMERETTHFLEAVACDRPVLVTPEQARQVMEVYVAADLSAERGEPVTLPLPESRPAAAAA from the coding sequence GTGAAACAGATCAACGTGGCCGTGATCGGCACCGGGTGGTGCGGCGGTATCCGCGCCGAGACGTGCGCGGCGCACGCGCTGGTGAAAGACCTGCACATCGCGGAAAACCGCCCGGAGCGGCTCGAGGAGATCGCCGACAAGACGAACGCGAAGACCGCCACCGCCGATTACCGCAATCTTCTGCAGATCCAGGACATCGACGCGGTGATGATCTCGGCGACGCCCGAGGCGCTGCACTACCCGATGGCGCGCGAGAGCCTGCTCGCGGGCAAGCACGTGTTCCTCGAGAAGCCGATCGCCCTCGAGCTGCACGAGGCCGACGACCTCATCCAGATCGCCCGCCGCAACAAGCTCAAGTTCACGATCGGTTACTCGCAGCGCTTCAATGCCAAGTACGCCTACGTCAAGCGCTGCATCGAGGACGGCACGATCGGCCGCCCGGTGAGCGCGCTGGTCTCGCGCCACATCACGCGCGGCCTCGGCAAGAAGATCACCGGCCGCAGCAAGCTCTCGCCGGCGGCGATGGAGTCGACGCACGATCTCGACTTCGTCCTCTGGTGCCTCGAGCCCGCGAAGCCGGTCCGCGTCTACTCGCAGACCAACTACGGTGCGATGCGCGACGCCACCGGCGCCGACATCCCCGACGCACAGTGGATCACGGTCACGATGGACAACGGCTTCTCGTTCGTCGTCGGCGGCGGCTGGAGCCTGCCGCCCGGCTATCCGAACTTCTCGACCACGTGGATCGAGATGATCGGCACCGAAGGCGCGGTGTTCGTCGACGACAGCCACCGCGACGTCATGGTCAATACGATGAAGCAAGGCATCCAGCTTCCGATGTCGTCGATGCCCGGCGAATTCGTCAACCACACCTATGCCGGCCCGATGGAGCGCGAGACCACGCACTTCCTCGAAGCGGTGGCGTGCGATCGGCCGGTGCTGGTCACGCCCGAGCAGGCGCGCCAGGTGATGGAGGTTTACGTCGCGGCGGACCTCTCGGCCGAGCGCGGCGAGCCGGTCACCCTGCCCCTGCCCGAATCGCGTCCCGCCGCAGCCGCAGCCTGA
- a CDS encoding tripartite tricarboxylate transporter substrate binding protein has translation MKSTVWIAAAAAAFTAVPAAYAAQSDYPNRPVRMIVPFAPGGASDHVARIIQPRMVELLGQPVVVENRAGAAGNIGVELAARASPDGYTFLLGNVGTMAINPNMFPTFPVKALRDLIGITEVVDVPGSLVVHPSLPVKTTKELIAYLKANPGKLNYGTPGPGSANRLETEIFQIMTATKMVHVPYKGGAGPAMTGLVSGEVQVAFVTFSSSITFAKSGRLRMLGVVAPDRVPAMPEVPTMKEQGFPTMTVGSWQGVFVPKGTPQNVQKKLFDVSQETMKNAEVQKRLADGGINVVLSDNPAAFRKFWEAENQRFGKVIKDAKIPTE, from the coding sequence ATGAAGAGCACAGTGTGGATCGCGGCCGCGGCAGCGGCTTTCACCGCAGTTCCCGCGGCATACGCGGCGCAGAGCGACTACCCCAACCGTCCGGTGCGCATGATCGTGCCGTTCGCGCCCGGAGGCGCGTCGGATCACGTCGCGCGCATCATCCAGCCGCGCATGGTCGAGCTCCTGGGACAGCCGGTCGTCGTCGAGAACCGTGCCGGCGCGGCGGGGAACATCGGCGTCGAGCTCGCGGCGCGCGCGAGCCCCGACGGTTATACCTTCCTGCTCGGCAATGTCGGCACGATGGCGATCAACCCCAACATGTTCCCGACCTTCCCGGTCAAGGCGCTGCGCGACCTCATCGGCATCACCGAGGTCGTCGACGTGCCGGGATCGCTGGTCGTGCACCCGTCGCTCCCGGTGAAGACCACCAAGGAGCTGATCGCGTATCTCAAGGCCAATCCGGGCAAGCTCAATTACGGCACTCCCGGACCCGGCAGCGCCAACCGGCTCGAGACCGAGATCTTCCAGATCATGACCGCCACCAAAATGGTCCACGTGCCCTACAAAGGCGGGGCCGGACCGGCGATGACGGGCCTGGTCTCGGGCGAGGTGCAGGTCGCTTTCGTGACGTTCTCGTCCTCGATCACCTTCGCGAAGAGCGGCCGGCTGCGCATGCTCGGCGTGGTCGCTCCCGACCGCGTTCCCGCGATGCCCGAGGTGCCGACCATGAAGGAACAAGGCTTCCCGACGATGACCGTCGGGTCGTGGCAAGGCGTGTTCGTGCCGAAGGGAACGCCGCAGAACGTCCAGAAGAAGCTCTTCGACGTCTCGCAGGAGACGATGAAGAATGCCGAGGTGCAGAAGCGCCTCGCCGACGGCGGCATCAACGTCGTGCTGAGCGACAACCCCGCCGCGTTCCGCAAATTCTGGGAAGCCGAGAACCAGCGTTTCGGCAAGGTCATCAAAGACGCGAAGATACCGACCGAGTAA
- a CDS encoding NAD(P)-dependent oxidoreductase yields MRTKKSRGGGAVTRVGQVGLGIMGGAYAKHLRAAGFDVIGYDVDAKRNAMLKSLGGKPAKTIADVSSSTPVVITSLPSIQAVDAAFFGKNGLLDGAPPGTIVIETSTLPLEVKEGVRDVCDERGVVLLDCPISGTGAQAARKDISVYASGPKDAVEKCRRVFAGFARSLHYCGEFGSGSRLKFIANLLVTIHNLSTAEAMVLGKASGLDLNLVYDVIRDGAGTSRMFEVRAPLMIAGDYSEATMKVDVYQKDIDIIGAYASALHCPTPLFEASKAYYSAAYASGHAKEDTAAIHAVLERMAGLAKSSKSRTARTAAPVQSRKKRKAR; encoded by the coding sequence ATGAGAACGAAGAAAAGCAGGGGAGGAGGCGCCGTCACGCGCGTGGGCCAGGTGGGTCTGGGCATCATGGGCGGCGCGTATGCGAAGCACCTCAGGGCGGCCGGCTTCGACGTCATCGGTTACGACGTCGACGCGAAGCGCAACGCGATGCTGAAGTCGTTGGGCGGTAAACCGGCGAAGACGATCGCGGACGTCTCGTCGAGCACGCCGGTGGTGATCACCTCGCTGCCCAGCATACAGGCGGTCGACGCGGCGTTCTTCGGGAAGAACGGGTTGCTCGACGGCGCGCCGCCCGGAACGATCGTCATCGAGACGAGCACGCTGCCGCTGGAAGTGAAGGAGGGCGTGCGCGACGTGTGCGACGAGCGCGGCGTCGTCCTGCTCGACTGCCCGATCAGCGGCACCGGCGCGCAGGCGGCGCGCAAGGACATCTCGGTCTACGCGAGCGGACCGAAAGACGCGGTGGAGAAGTGCCGCCGGGTGTTCGCAGGCTTCGCGCGCAGCCTGCACTACTGCGGCGAGTTCGGAAGCGGCTCGCGGCTGAAGTTCATCGCGAATCTGCTGGTGACCATCCACAACCTGTCGACTGCCGAAGCGATGGTGCTGGGCAAGGCATCCGGTCTCGATCTGAACCTCGTCTACGACGTCATTCGCGACGGGGCCGGGACCTCGCGCATGTTCGAGGTCCGCGCCCCCCTCATGATCGCCGGGGACTACTCCGAGGCGACGATGAAGGTCGACGTGTACCAGAAGGATATTGATATCATCGGCGCTTACGCGTCGGCGCTGCACTGTCCGACCCCGCTCTTCGAGGCAAGCAAGGCTTATTACTCGGCTGCTTACGCTTCAGGGCATGCCAAGGAGGACACGGCGGCGATACACGCCGTGCTCGAAAGGATGGCAGGCCTGGCGAAATCCTCCAAATCCCGGACCGCCAGGACCGCGGCCCCTGTCCAATCACGTAAAAAGAGAAAGGCACGATGA
- a CDS encoding GTP-binding protein yields MPTNILNEPETRGRDPLAGRIPVSVVTGFLGSGKTTLVNRLLKRPEMKNVAVIVNELGEVSIDHDLVEVSSEQMMLLNNGCLCCVLRGDLQETLREMFAKRRLGQIIQFDRVVVETTGLADPAPVMQTLMTDTMLQAQYRLDAVTTLVDAVNGAGQLDTMQEALKQTALADRLVITKSDLSNEESLAALEARLRELNPQAPIKRAVNGEIELAFLIDVGLTTAKSKLEEVERWMGAEVHDEHGHVHRHDSAVKSFCLRYDKPFSWATFAQCLEVLTTLRGPDLLRVKGLVNVADKQGPIVVQGVQHLFHPPIELSQWPSEDRSTRLVFITKGIDQGTVENLFAAIGAIAR; encoded by the coding sequence ATGCCCACCAACATCCTCAACGAACCGGAAACCCGCGGCCGCGATCCGCTGGCGGGGCGCATCCCCGTCAGCGTCGTCACGGGCTTCCTCGGCAGCGGCAAGACGACCCTCGTCAACCGGCTCCTGAAGCGGCCGGAGATGAAGAACGTCGCGGTGATCGTGAACGAGCTCGGCGAGGTGAGCATCGACCACGATCTCGTCGAGGTGTCGTCCGAGCAGATGATGCTGCTCAACAACGGGTGCCTGTGCTGCGTGCTGCGCGGCGACCTCCAGGAGACGCTGCGCGAGATGTTCGCCAAGCGCCGCCTCGGGCAGATCATCCAGTTCGACCGCGTCGTCGTCGAGACGACCGGGCTCGCCGATCCCGCGCCCGTCATGCAGACGCTGATGACGGACACGATGCTCCAGGCGCAGTACCGCCTCGACGCCGTCACTACCCTCGTCGATGCGGTCAACGGCGCGGGTCAGCTCGACACGATGCAGGAAGCGCTGAAGCAGACCGCGCTCGCCGACCGCCTCGTCATCACCAAGTCGGATCTTTCGAACGAGGAATCGCTGGCGGCGCTCGAGGCGCGGCTGCGCGAGCTCAATCCGCAGGCGCCGATCAAGCGCGCGGTGAACGGCGAGATCGAGCTCGCGTTCCTGATCGACGTGGGGCTTACCACCGCCAAGTCCAAGCTCGAGGAGGTCGAGCGCTGGATGGGTGCGGAAGTCCACGACGAGCACGGCCACGTGCACCGTCACGACAGCGCGGTGAAATCGTTCTGCCTGCGCTACGACAAGCCGTTCTCGTGGGCGACGTTCGCCCAGTGTCTCGAGGTGCTCACCACGCTGCGAGGTCCCGACCTCCTGCGCGTCAAAGGGCTGGTGAACGTCGCGGACAAACAAGGCCCCATCGTCGTGCAAGGCGTGCAGCACCTCTTCCATCCGCCGATCGAGCTTAGCCAGTGGCCGAGCGAAGACCGTTCGACGCGCCTGGTGTTCATCACCAAGGGCATCGATCAGGGGACGGTGGAGAATCTGTTCGCGGCGATCGGGGCGATCGCGCGGTAA
- a CDS encoding amidohydrolase family protein, with translation MKRIDLHSHVIPETIVQAMRENPVYNTRIEEAGGKRVFVRGKVRFDLIPEFYDAEAKLESMDRKGLDVSVISPGPQSFFYNLGDADLAATTAQLVNKGVAEMCAKKPDRLRGMATLPMQHPDAAIVELERVVKEYGFKAVEMGTAIGEEELADPKFRPVLKRIQELKVVVFAHPNTQGSGGRLDCYYLTNLIGNPLDTTIMMGKLMFSGALDELKDMKMLLAHGGGFLPYQIGRFEHGHKVRPDTAAVTKSRPFEMFKQFYFDALTHDPLAIRHLIDRVGSERVVLGTDSPFDMGEEQPVERLEAVPGLTQKEREDVCYRSALALFGGRL, from the coding sequence TTGAAACGCATCGATCTGCACAGCCACGTCATTCCCGAAACCATCGTCCAGGCGATGCGCGAGAACCCGGTCTACAACACCAGGATCGAGGAGGCCGGCGGCAAGCGCGTCTTCGTGCGCGGCAAGGTCCGCTTCGATCTCATCCCCGAGTTCTACGACGCCGAAGCCAAGCTCGAGTCGATGGACCGCAAAGGGCTGGATGTGTCGGTGATCTCGCCGGGGCCGCAGTCGTTCTTCTACAACCTCGGCGATGCCGACCTCGCGGCTACGACCGCACAGCTCGTGAACAAAGGCGTGGCCGAGATGTGCGCGAAGAAGCCCGATCGCCTGCGCGGCATGGCGACGCTGCCGATGCAGCATCCCGACGCCGCGATCGTCGAGCTCGAGCGCGTGGTGAAGGAATACGGGTTCAAGGCGGTCGAGATGGGCACGGCGATCGGCGAGGAAGAGCTGGCAGACCCGAAGTTCCGTCCGGTGCTCAAGCGGATCCAGGAGCTGAAGGTCGTCGTCTTCGCGCACCCGAACACCCAGGGCTCGGGCGGGCGGCTCGACTGCTATTACCTGACGAACCTCATCGGCAACCCGCTCGACACCACGATCATGATGGGCAAGCTCATGTTCAGCGGCGCGCTCGACGAGTTGAAAGACATGAAGATGCTGCTTGCGCACGGCGGCGGCTTTCTGCCATACCAGATCGGGCGCTTCGAGCACGGCCACAAGGTGCGGCCCGATACCGCCGCGGTGACGAAATCGCGGCCGTTCGAGATGTTCAAGCAGTTTTACTTCGACGCGCTCACCCACGATCCACTCGCGATCCGGCACCTCATCGACCGCGTCGGCTCGGAGCGCGTGGTGCTCGGCACCGACTCGCCTTTCGACATGGGCGAAGAGCAGCCGGTCGAGCGGCTGGAAGCGGTCCCGGGGCTCACGCAGAAGGAGCGCGAAGACGTGTGCTATCGCAGTGCGCTTGCGCTCTTCGGCGGCCGGTTATAG
- a CDS encoding Gfo/Idh/MocA family oxidoreductase has protein sequence MKKQPKRIGLAIIGAGRVGLIRGEIAKRFPQVDWIGLAEKNADRAKLVAEKVDADFVTADFRELLKQPEVTAVVVSTDEHLHVGPIMAALERKLPMMIEKPLATDLEESARTLKAIEDAGVDAVIGYTQRFRRRWLVAKEKVRTGALGDVTMVTSRAFMNRLVAIDNYKRTENPAEISPMVISGTHALDVVMWLMEAKKPVEVYARSVDKALGPKWKGIDGTGYVITFEDGSIYHGVISWALPEVWPGAVYSLEVGAVGTEGVLTIDDTHRDIVLAVNSAQGEGYAPHESRRVDFLTSYPVGDIALGELRGPMREETNSWLTRLSLGLKTQHATAAEGHNRLMLTKAIDLSARTKKPVALPIVPGEEKRGL, from the coding sequence ATGAAGAAACAACCCAAACGCATCGGCCTCGCCATCATCGGCGCCGGCCGCGTCGGTCTCATCCGCGGCGAGATCGCCAAGCGCTTTCCGCAGGTCGACTGGATCGGTCTCGCCGAGAAGAATGCGGACCGCGCCAAGCTCGTCGCCGAGAAAGTCGACGCCGATTTCGTGACCGCCGACTTTCGCGAGCTCCTGAAGCAGCCCGAAGTCACCGCGGTCGTCGTCTCCACCGACGAGCACCTGCACGTCGGCCCCATCATGGCGGCGCTCGAGCGCAAGCTGCCGATGATGATCGAGAAGCCGCTCGCGACCGACCTCGAAGAATCGGCGCGCACGCTGAAAGCGATCGAAGACGCCGGCGTCGACGCGGTCATCGGCTATACGCAGCGCTTCCGGCGCCGCTGGCTGGTGGCGAAGGAAAAGGTGCGCACCGGCGCCCTCGGCGACGTCACGATGGTCACGTCGCGCGCCTTCATGAACCGCCTCGTCGCGATCGACAACTACAAGCGCACCGAGAATCCGGCGGAAATCTCGCCGATGGTGATCTCGGGCACGCACGCGCTCGATGTCGTGATGTGGCTGATGGAAGCGAAGAAGCCGGTCGAAGTCTACGCGCGCTCGGTCGACAAGGCGCTGGGCCCGAAGTGGAAAGGCATCGACGGCACCGGCTACGTCATCACCTTCGAGGACGGCTCGATCTACCACGGGGTGATCTCGTGGGCCCTGCCCGAAGTGTGGCCCGGCGCGGTGTACAGCCTCGAAGTCGGCGCGGTCGGCACCGAAGGCGTGCTCACCATCGACGACACCCACCGCGACATCGTGCTCGCGGTGAACAGCGCGCAGGGCGAAGGCTACGCGCCGCACGAGTCGCGCCGCGTCGACTTCCTGACGAGCTACCCTGTCGGGGACATCGCGCTGGGCGAGTTGCGCGGACCGATGCGCGAGGAAACCAATTCGTGGCTGACGCGGCTCTCGCTGGGCCTCAAGACCCAGCACGCCACGGCTGCCGAGGGACACAATCGCCTGATGCTGACCAAGGCGATCGACCTGTCTGCACGAACTAAAAAACCGGTGGCGTTACCGATCGTCCCCGGCGAAGAGAAGCGCGGGCTCTAG